A genomic window from Microvirga sp. TS319 includes:
- a CDS encoding LamB/YcsF family protein translates to MKVDLNCDMGESFGAWTMGDDEAMLDIVSSANIACGFHAGDPSTMFRTAEIAKRKGVAIGAHPGFNDLHGFGRRVIRGDTPAEIERMIAYQIGAMQAVAALAGHKVTYVKVHGSLNNMANEEESLALAIARAIKGIDSGLVNVCMPGLLMEKASETVGIPVVREFFADRTYEDDGSLTSRKKPGSVLHDADAAAERVLRTLQDGAVVSTSGKRVPIAVDTICVHGDEPSAVMMARTVRAKLEANGITVAPFSAV, encoded by the coding sequence ATGAAGGTCGATCTGAACTGCGATATGGGCGAAAGCTTTGGAGCATGGACCATGGGCGACGACGAGGCGATGCTCGACATCGTCTCCTCGGCGAACATCGCCTGCGGGTTCCATGCGGGCGATCCGTCCACCATGTTCCGAACGGCGGAGATCGCCAAGCGGAAGGGTGTGGCGATCGGCGCGCATCCGGGCTTCAACGATCTGCACGGTTTCGGCAGACGGGTGATCCGGGGCGACACCCCCGCCGAGATCGAGCGCATGATCGCCTACCAGATCGGCGCCATGCAGGCTGTCGCGGCTCTCGCCGGCCACAAGGTCACCTATGTGAAGGTTCACGGCTCGCTCAACAACATGGCGAACGAGGAGGAGAGCCTGGCGCTCGCAATCGCCCGCGCCATCAAGGGGATCGATTCGGGCCTCGTCAACGTGTGCATGCCGGGTCTTCTGATGGAGAAGGCGTCGGAGACCGTCGGCATCCCTGTGGTGCGGGAGTTCTTCGCCGATCGCACCTATGAGGACGACGGTTCGCTGACCAGCCGCAAGAAGCCGGGCTCCGTTCTGCACGACGCGGATGCGGCGGCCGAGCGCGTGCTGCGCACCCTGCAGGATGGGGCGGTCGTCTCCACGTCGGGCAAGCGCGTTCCCATCGCGGTCGACACGATCTGCGTCCATGGCGACGAGCCGAGCGCCGTCATGATGGCGCGCACGGTCAGGGCAAAGCTCGAAGCCAACGGCATCACCGTCGCACCGTTCTCCGCGGTGTAA
- a CDS encoding class I SAM-dependent methyltransferase: protein MSFKDHFSTKSGDYAAYRPTYPYALVDYLAGLCPQTDLALDVGCGTGQLSVLLADRFERVIATDASAPQIEKAQTHDRVEYHVAKAEQSGLAAASADLITAGQAAHWFNLDAFYAEARRVGKPGAVLALITYGVIEADPDIDPLVRHFYKDVVGPYWPLERRHVEEGYRSFAFPFEEWTAPPLAIEVQWRASDLLGYVDTWSAVRGLEAAQGRQPVEEFGRELQALWCEPERRRPIRFPLSLRVGRL from the coding sequence ATGTCGTTCAAAGATCACTTCTCGACCAAGTCTGGCGACTACGCTGCGTACCGCCCGACCTATCCCTACGCCCTCGTCGATTATCTCGCGGGCCTTTGCCCGCAGACGGATCTCGCGCTCGATGTCGGTTGCGGCACCGGGCAGCTCTCCGTACTGCTCGCCGATCGGTTCGAGCGCGTGATCGCGACCGATGCCAGCGCTCCGCAGATCGAAAAGGCGCAGACGCACGATCGCGTGGAGTATCACGTCGCGAAGGCGGAACAGAGCGGCCTCGCCGCCGCGTCCGCGGACCTGATCACGGCGGGGCAGGCGGCGCACTGGTTTAATCTCGACGCCTTTTATGCGGAGGCGCGCCGGGTCGGGAAACCCGGCGCTGTGCTGGCGCTCATCACCTATGGCGTGATCGAGGCCGATCCCGACATCGATCCTCTCGTTCGGCACTTCTACAAGGATGTGGTGGGGCCCTATTGGCCGCTGGAGCGTCGCCACGTCGAGGAGGGCTATCGTTCCTTTGCATTTCCCTTCGAGGAATGGACCGCCCCTCCGCTCGCCATCGAGGTCCAGTGGCGGGCCTCGGACCTGCTCGGCTATGTCGATACGTGGTCGGCCGTGCGCGGTCTCGAGGCGGCGCAGGGTCGACAGCCCGTCGAAGAGTTCGGACGCGAGCTGCAGGCGCTCTGGTGCGAGCCGGAGCGCCGGCGCCCCATCCGCTTTCCCCTGTCACTGCGCGTCGGGCGTTTGTGA
- a CDS encoding ABC transporter permease produces MDFAFMQEAFLRLITGVPLTLNLAFTSIAFGAVLAMLLALMRMSNLKVLDWIAQAYVFVFRGTPLLVQIFLIYYGLGQFRPTLQELGLWGFFREPYWCAVLALTMNTAAYGSEIIRGGLQAVPHHQVEAARACGMSGFLLFRRIIFPIAVRQALPAYGSEIILMVKATSLASVITMMEVTGLAAKMISQTFRAVEVFIVAGVIYLVLNFVITRIIMAIEWWLSPHLRRPPAVEPRLEAAHV; encoded by the coding sequence ATGGACTTCGCCTTCATGCAGGAAGCCTTCCTGCGCCTCATCACCGGCGTGCCGCTCACGCTCAATCTCGCCTTCACGTCGATCGCCTTCGGGGCGGTGCTCGCCATGCTGCTCGCGCTCATGCGCATGTCGAACCTCAAGGTGCTCGACTGGATCGCGCAGGCCTACGTGTTCGTGTTTCGCGGCACTCCCCTGCTCGTGCAGATCTTCCTGATCTATTACGGCCTCGGGCAGTTCCGCCCGACCCTGCAGGAACTCGGTCTCTGGGGCTTCTTCCGTGAACCCTATTGGTGCGCGGTGCTCGCCCTGACCATGAACACGGCCGCCTATGGCAGCGAGATCATCCGCGGCGGTCTGCAGGCCGTGCCGCACCATCAGGTGGAGGCAGCGCGCGCCTGCGGCATGTCCGGCTTTCTCCTCTTCCGCCGCATCATCTTCCCGATCGCCGTACGGCAGGCCCTTCCGGCCTATGGCAGCGAGATTATCCTGATGGTGAAGGCGACGTCGCTTGCCTCCGTCATCACCATGATGGAAGTCACCGGCCTTGCGGCCAAGATGATTTCGCAAACCTTCCGCGCCGTGGAGGTGTTCATCGTGGCCGGCGTGATCTACCTCGTTCTGAACTTCGTCATCACCCGCATCATCATGGCCATCGAGTGGTGGCTCTCGCCGCACCTGCGCCGCCCGCCCGCCGTGGAGCCGCGCCTGGAGGCAGCCCATGTCTAA
- a CDS encoding DUF4112 domain-containing protein: protein MPAVRSDFFEAIKAAGPTREDSLARITLLAKLLDSAIVIPGLNRRVGLDALLGLVPVVGDAVSAALASYIIWEARQLGLPRWKIARMVGNVAVDTALGAIPLAGDVFDVFFKANERNLRIINDHLGVTKRGPKVIDGTAVRINER from the coding sequence ATGCCTGCTGTCCGTAGCGACTTTTTCGAAGCCATCAAAGCTGCCGGTCCGACCCGGGAGGATTCCCTTGCCCGCATCACGCTCCTGGCAAAGCTCCTGGACAGCGCCATCGTCATTCCGGGCCTCAACCGCAGGGTCGGCCTCGATGCGCTCCTGGGTCTCGTGCCGGTCGTCGGCGACGCCGTCTCGGCGGCCCTGGCGAGCTATATCATCTGGGAGGCGCGTCAGCTCGGCCTCCCGCGCTGGAAGATCGCCCGCATGGTCGGCAACGTGGCGGTGGACACCGCGCTCGGCGCCATCCCACTGGCCGGTGACGTGTTCGACGTCTTCTTCAAGGCGAACGAGCGCAACCTGAGGATCATCAACGATCACCTCGGCGTCACGAAGCGCGGCCCGAAGGTAATCGACGGCACGGCGGTGCGGATCAACGAGCGGTAA
- a CDS encoding ABC transporter permease gives MATGMTIAVAACGFLAGAVVGSFVAWGKIGGNAPVRWLADGYTTVLRGIPDLLVIYLFYFGGSAALGAIGSLFGAQGFIGVPAFVTGALAIGIVSGAYQAEVFRGAYQVVSRGELEAARSVGMHRWLMFRRIIAPQVLRYAIPGLGNTWQLVLKESALISVTGLVELLRQSQVAAGSTRRPFDFYVTAAILYLVITWVSTYLFQRAETHSTRGMRRAS, from the coding sequence ATGGCGACGGGCATGACGATTGCGGTCGCCGCATGCGGATTTCTCGCGGGAGCCGTCGTCGGGAGCTTCGTGGCCTGGGGCAAGATCGGCGGCAATGCGCCGGTCCGGTGGCTGGCGGACGGATACACCACCGTTCTGCGCGGCATCCCGGATCTGCTCGTCATCTATCTCTTCTATTTCGGCGGCAGCGCGGCGCTCGGCGCGATCGGCAGCCTGTTCGGAGCCCAGGGCTTCATCGGCGTGCCGGCCTTCGTCACCGGCGCGCTCGCCATCGGCATCGTGTCCGGCGCCTACCAGGCCGAGGTGTTCCGCGGCGCCTATCAGGTGGTCAGCCGCGGCGAACTGGAGGCGGCGCGCTCGGTCGGCATGCACCGCTGGCTGATGTTCCGCCGGATCATCGCGCCGCAGGTCCTGCGCTATGCGATCCCGGGTCTCGGCAACACATGGCAGCTGGTGCTCAAGGAATCCGCCCTGATCTCCGTCACCGGCCTCGTCGAGCTTCTGCGCCAGTCGCAGGTCGCCGCCGGCTCGACCCGCCGCCCGTTCGACTTCTACGTCACGGCGGCGATCCTGTATCTCGTGATCACCTGGGTCTCGACCTATCTCTTCCAGCGGGCCGAGACCCATTCAACGCGTGGCATGCGGAGGGCTTCCTGA
- a CDS encoding lysine/arginine/ornithine ABC transporter substrate-binding protein — MKAFKTLGLTLLASALAMGGASAQEKTVTIATEGAYAPWNFTGPGGKLEGFEVDLANDLCARMKVKCEIVAQDWDGIIPALQAKKYDAIMAGMNITDERKKTIDFSRPYAAGSHGFAVMKGSPLEKLAGAGQRVSLDKDPEAAKKMIEEWKPLLKGKTVGTQSSTVNGAFLEKYLKDTITIREYKTTEQHDLDLAAGRLDAIFAAQSSLMASTEKPEFKDMEIVGGAVSGDVLGRGVAVGLRKDDAELKAMFDKAIQAAIDDGTIQKLTQQWFKIDMTPQT, encoded by the coding sequence ATGAAAGCATTCAAGACACTGGGTCTTACCCTCTTGGCCTCCGCTCTCGCGATGGGCGGGGCCTCGGCGCAGGAGAAGACCGTCACGATCGCCACCGAAGGCGCCTACGCGCCGTGGAACTTCACCGGCCCCGGCGGCAAGCTGGAAGGCTTCGAGGTCGACCTCGCCAACGACCTGTGCGCGCGCATGAAGGTGAAGTGCGAGATCGTGGCGCAGGACTGGGACGGCATCATCCCGGCGCTCCAGGCCAAGAAGTACGACGCCATCATGGCCGGCATGAACATCACCGACGAGCGCAAGAAGACCATCGACTTCTCACGCCCCTACGCAGCAGGTTCCCACGGCTTCGCCGTGATGAAGGGCTCGCCGCTCGAGAAGCTCGCCGGCGCGGGCCAGCGCGTGAGCCTCGACAAGGACCCCGAGGCCGCCAAGAAGATGATCGAGGAATGGAAGCCGCTCCTGAAGGGCAAGACCGTGGGCACGCAGAGCTCCACCGTCAACGGCGCGTTCCTTGAGAAATATCTCAAGGACACGATCACGATCCGCGAATACAAGACCACGGAGCAGCACGATCTCGATCTGGCCGCCGGGCGCCTCGATGCGATCTTCGCCGCCCAATCCTCCCTGATGGCTTCGACCGAGAAGCCGGAATTCAAGGACATGGAGATCGTCGGCGGCGCGGTGAGCGGCGACGTGCTCGGCCGCGGCGTGGCCGTGGGCCTGCGCAAGGACGACGCCGAGCTCAAGGCGATGTTCGACAAGGCCATTCAGGCGGCGATCGACGATGGGACCATTCAGAAGCTCACGCAGCAGTGGTTCAAGATCGACATGACGCCGCAAACCTGA
- a CDS encoding alpha/beta fold hydrolase translates to MVDIRPMFETFTHRRIETSEAVINLRHAGEGPPVLLLHGHPQTHAMWHRVAPQLAEDYTVVCADLRGYGDSSRPPTTSDHEPYSKRAMAQDMVEAMAALGFERFAVIGHDRGGRCAYRMALDHPDRILALSVLDILPTYEHFARTDMAFAMGYWHWFFLAQPHPIPETLIAAAPDTFYLRRGRAMFAPEALAEYRRCFTNPDTIHAMCEDYRAGATIDMQLDEADKRAGRRIACPVQALWGLRNGLERWYDVLSVWREWADRVEGHGIDCGHYLAEEAPDETLAAFRPFLAKAFEADRSQTPDAQ, encoded by the coding sequence ATGGTCGACATTCGCCCCATGTTCGAAACCTTTACGCATCGTCGGATCGAGACGTCCGAAGCCGTGATCAACCTCCGCCACGCAGGTGAAGGCCCGCCGGTTCTGCTGCTGCACGGGCACCCGCAGACCCATGCCATGTGGCACCGGGTCGCCCCGCAGCTCGCCGAAGACTACACGGTGGTCTGCGCGGATCTGCGCGGCTACGGCGACAGTTCCAGGCCTCCGACGACATCCGATCACGAGCCCTATTCGAAGCGCGCCATGGCGCAGGACATGGTCGAGGCCATGGCGGCGCTCGGCTTCGAACGGTTCGCGGTGATCGGGCACGATCGCGGCGGGCGCTGCGCCTATCGCATGGCGCTCGACCACCCGGACCGGATCCTCGCCCTGTCGGTGCTCGACATCCTGCCGACCTACGAGCATTTCGCGCGCACGGACATGGCCTTCGCCATGGGCTACTGGCACTGGTTCTTCCTGGCGCAGCCGCATCCCATCCCCGAGACGCTGATCGCCGCCGCTCCCGACACGTTCTATCTCCGGCGCGGCCGCGCCATGTTCGCCCCGGAAGCTCTGGCCGAATACAGGCGGTGCTTCACAAACCCCGATACGATCCACGCCATGTGCGAGGATTACAGGGCCGGCGCCACCATCGACATGCAGCTGGACGAGGCCGACAAGCGGGCCGGACGACGCATCGCTTGCCCGGTCCAGGCGCTGTGGGGCCTGCGCAACGGCCTCGAGCGCTGGTATGACGTGCTCTCGGTGTGGCGCGAATGGGCCGATCGGGTCGAAGGCCACGGAATCGATTGCGGCCACTATCTCGCCGAGGAGGCTCCCGACGAGACGCTCGCGGCGTTCAGACCGTTTCTGGCGAAAGCCTTCGAGGCCGACCGCTCACAAACGCCCGACGCGCAGTGA
- a CDS encoding ABC transporter ATP-binding protein, translating to MSNGVASLSSQSVSSPAAPAVSISNLRKSFGALEVLKGVSLNAKEGDVISILGASGSGKSTMLRCINMLEVPDGGDVTIGGETIKLKAGRKGMMPADQRQVDRIRSRVAMVFQSFNLWSHMTILENVIEAPVHVQKRSKAECIAEAEELLAKVGIADKRNQYPSHLSGGQQQRAAIARALAMHPKVMLFDEPTSALDPELVGEVLRVMRSLAEEGRTMLVVTHEMGFARDVSNRVVFLHKGVVEEEGTPAEVFGAPKSERFKQFISSHR from the coding sequence ATGTCTAACGGAGTCGCATCCTTGTCGTCCCAATCCGTATCGTCCCCCGCCGCTCCCGCCGTTTCGATCAGCAACCTGCGCAAGAGCTTCGGAGCGCTCGAAGTGCTCAAGGGCGTATCCCTGAATGCCAAAGAGGGCGACGTGATCTCGATCCTCGGCGCCTCCGGGTCGGGCAAGTCGACGATGCTGCGCTGCATCAACATGCTCGAAGTGCCCGATGGCGGCGACGTCACCATCGGGGGCGAGACGATCAAGCTCAAGGCCGGGCGCAAGGGCATGATGCCGGCGGATCAGCGGCAGGTGGATCGCATCCGCTCGCGCGTCGCGATGGTGTTCCAGAGCTTCAATCTCTGGTCCCATATGACGATCCTCGAGAACGTGATCGAGGCACCGGTGCATGTGCAGAAGCGCTCGAAGGCGGAGTGCATCGCGGAGGCCGAGGAGCTTTTGGCCAAGGTCGGCATCGCCGATAAGCGCAATCAGTATCCGTCTCACCTCTCGGGCGGTCAGCAGCAGCGCGCGGCGATCGCTCGCGCGCTCGCCATGCACCCCAAGGTCATGCTGTTCGATGAGCCGACCTCCGCCCTCGACCCGGAATTGGTGGGAGAGGTGCTGCGCGTGATGCGCTCGCTCGCCGAGGAGGGCCGCACCATGCTGGTCGTCACGCACGAGATGGGCTTTGCCCGCGACGTGTCGAACCGGGTGGTGTTCCTGCACAAGGGCGTGGTGGAGGAGGAAGGAACGCCCGCCGAGGTGTTCGGCGCCCCGAAATCCGAACGCTTCAAGCAGTTCATCTCGAGCCACCGGTAA
- a CDS encoding YcbK family protein — translation MSTDVNIRRAFRIMTAPSVCLALLLPDPANAQSRFPEPTGIVIPIPLHEAASSPQAAATSSKVPRALKALSRPHPMIEYTSLPAGDHVTAPDTTGSLPGSGPLGGRVPSGFASLLSRGAIKLRDTAPPDCLPGNLLAVVADIAGTFGAVSIESTHRSTSRNRRAGGARHSLHLSCRALDFRVKARSRGIMAYLRSRPEVGGLKMYRNGIIHIDNGERRSW, via the coding sequence ATGAGCACCGATGTGAACATTCGTCGCGCCTTCCGGATCATGACCGCGCCAAGTGTCTGCCTGGCGCTTCTCCTGCCCGACCCGGCAAATGCGCAAAGCCGGTTTCCCGAGCCGACCGGCATCGTCATTCCAATTCCTCTTCACGAGGCCGCTTCCTCTCCGCAAGCCGCCGCAACCTCCTCAAAGGTCCCTCGGGCCCTGAAGGCTCTTTCCCGGCCTCATCCCATGATCGAGTACACGAGCCTTCCTGCCGGCGATCACGTTACCGCCCCCGATACGACCGGTTCCCTGCCCGGCTCCGGGCCACTCGGAGGGCGTGTTCCCTCGGGCTTCGCGTCCCTGCTCTCCCGGGGCGCGATCAAGCTCCGCGATACCGCGCCGCCCGATTGCCTGCCCGGCAACCTGCTCGCCGTGGTGGCGGATATCGCCGGCACGTTCGGGGCCGTCAGCATCGAGTCCACGCATCGCAGCACGAGCCGGAACCGGCGCGCGGGCGGCGCGCGCCACTCGCTGCACCTGTCCTGCCGCGCCCTCGATTTCAGAGTAAAGGCGCGCAGCCGCGGCATCATGGCCTATCTTCGCTCGCGTCCGGAGGTCGGCGGACTCAAGATGTATCGGAACGGCATCATCCATATCGACAACGGCGAGCGACGCTCCTGGTGA